From a single Leopardus geoffroyi isolate Oge1 chromosome E1, O.geoffroyi_Oge1_pat1.0, whole genome shotgun sequence genomic region:
- the LOC123604655 gene encoding olfactory receptor 1A1-like, whose protein sequence is MRENNQSSTLEFILLGVTGQQEQEDFFFILFLFIYPITLIGNLFIILAIHSDIHLHIPMYFFLANLSFVDILFSSVTIPKMLANHLLHSKAISFGGCLAQLYFMIALGNTDSYILAAMAYDRAVAISRPLHYTTIMSPRTCVLLVVVSWVVGNANAFPHTLLTSSLSFCGNKEVANFYCDTIPLLKLACSDIRFNVKVMYLGAGVFSIPLLFIIISYIQVFSTVLRVPSTKGVLKAFSTCGSHLTVVTLYYGTVMGMYFRPLSSYSLKDAVVTVMYMTVIPMLNPFIYSLRNQDMKAALGKLFRKRLSS, encoded by the coding sequence ATGAGGGAAAACAACCAGTCCTCTACCCTGGAATTCATCCTCCTGGGAGTTACTGGTCAGCAGGAACAGGAAGACttcttcttcatcctcttcctGTTCATTTACCCCATCACATTGATTGGAAACCTGTTCATCATCTTGGCCATTCACTCTGACATTCACCTTCACAtccccatgtactttttccttgCCAACCTCTCCTTTGTTGACATCTTATTCTCCTCTGTAACCATCCCCAAGATGCTAGCCAACCATCTCTTGCACAGCAAAGCCATCTCCTTTGGAGGATGCCTAGCACAGTTGTATTTTATGATTGCCTTAGGTAACACAGATAGCTACATCCTGGCTGCGATGGCATATGATCGTGCCGTGGCCATCAGCCGCCCACTTCATTACACAACAATTATGAGCCCACGGACTTGTGTCTTGCTAGTTGTTGTGTCCTGGGTGGTTGGAAATGCCAATGCCTTCCCGCACACTCTGCTGACATCCAGTCTGTCCTTCTGTGGCAATAAAGAAGTAGCCAACTTTTACTGTGACACTATCCCTTTGCTCAAGCTCGCCTGTTCTGACATCCGTTTTAATGTGAAGGTGATGTACCTAGGGGCTGGTGTTTTCTCTATACCCTTACTATTCATCATCATCTCCTATATTCAGGTCTTTTCCACAGTCCTGAGGGTTCCATCCACCAAGGGTGTGCTCAAAGCCTTCTCTACCTGTGGTTCCCACCTCACTGTTGTTACTCTATATTATGGGACAGTCATGGGCATGTATTTCCGCCCTCTGTCTAGTTACAGCCTAAAGGATGCAGTGGTAACTGTTATGTACATGACAGTGATCCCAATGTTAAATCCTTTCATTTATAGCCTGAGAAATCAGGACATGAAGGCTGCCCTGGGGAAACTCTTCAGAAAAAGACTCTCCTCATAA
- the LOC123604656 gene encoding olfactory receptor 1A1: MKEDNQSSTLEFILLGVTGQQVQEDFFFIFFLFIYPITLTGNLLIILAIRSDIRLHNPMYFFLANLSFVDILFSSVTIPKMLANHVLHSKSISFGGCLTQMYFMIALGNTDSYILAAMAYDRAMAISRPLHYTTIMSPQTCVLLVVGSWVVGNANALPHTLLTASLSFCGNKEVANFYCDITPLLKLSCSDIHFNVKMMYLGVGIFSVPLLCIIISYVRVFSTVLWVPSTKGMLKAFSTCGSHLTVVSLYYGTVMGMYFRPLTSYSLKDAIMTVMYVAVTPMLNPFIYSLRNRDMKAALRILFSKRISS; the protein is encoded by the coding sequence ATGAAAGAAGACAACCAATCTTCTACCCTGGAATTCATCCTCCTGGGAGTTACTGGTCAGCAGGTACAGGAAgacttcttcttcatcttcttcctgtTCATTTACCCCATCACATTGACTGGAAACCTGCTCATCATCTTGGCTATTCGCTCTGACATTCGCCTTCACAAccccatgtattttttccttgccAACCTCTCCTTTGTTGACATCTTATTCTCCTCTGTAACCATCCCCAAGATGCTAGCCAACCATGTCTTGCACAGCAAATCCATCTCCTTTGGGGGGTGTCTAacacaaatgtattttatgatCGCCTTGGGTAACACAGATAGCTATATCCTGGCTGCGATGGCATATGATCGTGCCATGGCCATCAGCCGCCCACTTCATTACACAACAATTATGAGCCCACAGACTTGTGTCCTTCTAGTTGTTGGATCTTGGGTGGTTGGAAACGCCAATGCTCTCCCCCATACTCTGCTCACAGCTAGTCTGTCCTTCTGTGGCAACAAGGAGGTAGCCAACTTCTACTGTGACATTACCCCTTTGCTTAAGCTGTCCTGTTCTGACATCCACTTCAATGTGAAGATGATGTACCTAGGGGTGGGTATTTTCTCTGTGCCATTACTATGCATCATCATCTCCTATGTCCGGGTCTTTTCCACAGTTTTATGGGTTCCTTCCACTAAGGGCATGCTCaaagccttctccacctgtggCTCCCACCTCACTGTTGTTTCTCTGTATTATGGGACAGTCATGGGCATGTATTTCCGCCCTCTGACTAGTTACAGCCTAAAGGATGCAATCATGACTGTTATGTACGTGGCAGTGACTCCAATGCTAAATCCTTTCATTTATAGTCTGAGAAACAGAGACATGAAGGCTGCCCTGAGGATACTATTCAGCAAGAGAATTTCCTCATAA